A single window of Betta splendens chromosome 11, fBetSpl5.4, whole genome shotgun sequence DNA harbors:
- the LOC129604842 gene encoding major histocompatibility complex class I-related gene protein-like — translation MFWRRDGEQTHEDVDHGEILPNPDGTFQMRVHLDLSSVTAQDWSRYECVFELSGVKDDVITKLDRAEIRTNQHQDKPVSPTSALVSVVVVVVVVLVVIVFGVMFYKRKAADADANTGSELLEKLSAGT, via the exons ATGTtctggaggagagatggagaacagaCCCATGAGGACGTGGACCATGGAGAGATCCTCCCCAACCCTGATGGAACCTTCCAGATGAGGGTCCACCTGGACCTttcatcagtcacagctcaggactggagcagatatgaatgtgtgtttgaactGTCTGGAGTGAAGGACGACGTCATCACCAAACTGGACCGAGCTGAGATCAGAACCAACCAGCATCaag ACAAACCTGTGAGTCCGACCTCGGCTCTGGtttctgtggtggtggtggtggtggttgttctGGTCGTCATCGTCTTTGGAGTCATGTTTTACAAAAGAAAAG CTGCTGACGCTGACGCCAACACTGGATCTGAGCTTCTGGAGAAACTGTCTGCAGGAACTTGA
- the LOC114866134 gene encoding major histocompatibility complex class I-related gene protein-like isoform X7 has protein sequence MKWFLLLLLFFHASLSVKHSLKYFITASSGVPHFPSFVEVMLVDDALVGYCDSDRKLEELKQEWMQQLLRDEPGQWSWYRKQCWNVLPKVFRDDIETLKQDLNQSTDVHILQRLSGCEWDDQTEETSGFWQFGFNGEDLISLDLQTLTWVTPRPEALITKRRWDSYHTVIAEIEHDLTHFYPSLLKKYVNYGRGYLLRTVPPSVSLLQKSPSSPISCFATGFYPNRADMFWRRDGEQTHEDVDHGEILPNPDGTFQMRVDLDLSSVTAQDWSRYECVFKLSGVKDIITRLDRAEIRTNEGSSEMHVEAVVAVVLILLAVAACFGCLIVFKHKLKKCRNKRTPEQENRKLEEQSNLTNNKIEHLTEASVPCFNSNNNQNDTQDENTFSNSLWEVSREATHHEEKEEAM, from the exons ATGAAGTGGTTCCTGCTGTTGCTCCTCTTCTTTCACGCATCACTTTCAG TGAAACACTCCCTGAAGTATTTCATCACCGCCTCCTCTGGAGTTCCTCACTTCCCATCGTTTGTGGAGGTGATGCTGGTTGATGACGCTCTGGTTGGATACTGTGACAGcgacaggaagctggaggagctgaagcaggagtGGATGCAGCAGCTACTGAGAGACGAACCTGGGCAGTGGAGCTGGTACAGGAAGCAGTGTTGGAATGTTCTGCCTAAAGTCTTCAGGGATGACATCGAAACGCTGAAGCAGGACCTCAACCAAAGCACAG ATGTCCACATTTTACAGAGACTGAGTGGATGTGAATGGGACGACCAGACAGAGGAGACCAGCGGCTTCTGGCAGTTTGGGTTCAACGGAGAAGACCTGATCTCATTGGACCTACAGACACTGACGTGGGTCACTCCCAGACCAGAGGCTCTCATCACCAAAAGGAGATGGGATTCCTACCACACCGTCATAGCAGAGATTGAACACGACCTCACACACTTTTATCCTTCCTTGCTGAAGAAATATGTGAATTATGGACGTGGCTATTTGCTGAGAACAG ttcctccctcagtgtctctgctccagaAGTCCCCCTCgtctccaatcagctgcttcgcTACAGGTTTCTACCCAAACAGAGCCGACATGTtctggaggagagatggagaacagaCCCATGAGGACGTGGACCACGGAGAGATCCTCCCCAACCCTGATGGAACCTTCCAGATGAGGGTCGACTTGGACCTttcatcagtcacagctcaggactggagcagatatgaatgtgtgtttaaactCTCTGGAGTGAAGGACATCATCACTAGACTGGACCGAGCTGAGATCAGAACCAATGAAG GTTCTTCAGAGATGCATGTTgaggctgttgttgctgttgtactGATTCTTCTGGCAGTGGCAGCCTGCTTTGGATGTCTTATCGTTTTTAAGCACAAGCTCAAAAAGTGCCG AAATAAGAGGACCccagagcaggaaaacagaaaattagAGGAACAATCAAACTTGACCAATAATAAAATAGAACATTTAACAGAAGCATCTGTGCCATGTTTCAACAGCAATAATAATCAAAATGACACCCAGGATGAGAATACTTTTTCAAACAGCTTATGGGAGGTGAGTCGCGAAGCTACACATCacgaggaaaaagaagaagcaatGTAA
- the LOC114866143 gene encoding major histocompatibility complex class I-related gene protein-like, producing MKRFLPLLLFFHVSLSVKHTLTYFLTTSTGQKTLPEFVGVATLDGVNVGFCDGINRTEIRSDWMEEVKEKHPELITWHIQTCVETHNFNEKHLKNIHQFFDQTEGVHTLQELVGCEFDDQTDLYTGFDFYGYDGAGFVSLDPKRMTWTYTERAEPYKHQWDPDEAQLRSSRDIIRTICPKWLKVYLLYGKKSLQRKVPPSVSVLQKSPSSPISCFATGFYPNRADMFWRRDGEQTHEDVDHGEILPNPDGTFQMRVHLDLSSVTAQDWSRYECVFRGSGAESDIVTRLDQAVIRSNEVPPSSLVLAVVIGAVVLLLTVGIAGIFMWRRRRQAAAY from the exons ATGAAGAGGTTCCTGCCGTTGCTTTTATTCTTTCACGTTTCACTTTCGG TGAAACACACCCTGACTTATTTCCTCACCACCTCCACTGGACAAAAAACCCTCCCAGAGTTTGTGGGTGTTGCGACGCTTGATGGAGTGAATGTCGGTTTCTGCGACGGCATCAACAGAACAGAAATCAGATCAGACTGGATGGaagaagtaaaagaaaaacaccctGAGCTCATAACGTGGCACATCCAGACCTGCGTTGAAACTCATAATTTTAatgaaaaacatctaaaaaatATTCATCAGTTCTTTGACCAAACTGAAG GTGTTCACACTTTGCAGGAGTTGGTCGGTTGTGAGTTTGATGATCAGACTGATCTCTACACTGGCTTTGACTTCTATGGTTATGATGGAGCAGGTTTCGTATCATTGGACCCAAAGAGGATGACGTGGACGTACACGGAGCGAGCTGAACCCTACAAACACCAGTGGGATCCAGACGAAGCACAGTTGCGGTCCAGTAGGGACATAATAAGAACCATTTGCCCTAAATGGTTGAAGGTGTATTTGCTCTATGGGAAGAAGTCGTTGCAGAGAAAAG ttcctccctcaGTGTCTGTGCTCCAGAAGTCCCCCTCgtctccaatcagctgcttcgcTACAGGTTTCTACCCAAACAGAGCCGACATGTtctggaggagagatggagaacagaCCCATGAGGACGTGGACCATGGAGAGATCCTCCCCAACCCTGATGGAACCTTCCAGATGAGGGTCCACCTGGACCTttcatcagtcacagctcaggacTGGAGCAGATATGAATGCGTGTTTcgaggttctggtgctgagaGCGACATTGTGACCAGACTGGACCAAGCTGTGATCAGAAGCAATGAAG TTCCTCCCTCCAGCCTTGTACTTGCTGTTGTCATTGGAGccgtggttctgctgctgacagtcggcatcgctggaatcttcatgtggaggaggaggagacag gctgctgcttaTTAG